In Onychostoma macrolepis isolate SWU-2019 chromosome 12, ASM1243209v1, whole genome shotgun sequence, a single window of DNA contains:
- the aatkb gene encoding serine/threonine-protein kinase LMTK1 isoform X4, protein MHFLEEARPYRSLQHPALVQCLAQCTEITPYLVVMEFCPLGDVKGYLRSCRATDSMTPDPLLLQRMACEITSGLLHLHKNNFTHSDLALRNCLLTSDIKVKIGDYGLAHNKYKDDYFVTSDQTWIPLRWIAPELVDEVHGNLLVVDQTKESNIWSLGVTIWELFELGNQPYRHYSDRQVLSYAVKDQQLKLPKPLLKYPLSDRWYEVMQFCWLQPDQRPNAEEVHLLLSYLCAKGASEAEEDFERRWNSMRPNTSHANVLGAGAGALAIDMPMSSTTSSFPLLEQFPSGDGYHSESGDDILTVTETSHGLNFEYKWEQARAEQHYHSSSTSGTLGQGNPHCQEVYYPPGGIVGGCAVEGLALGVSPSYYESKQIHTPGVVPVLSAHSPSVSNEYYIRIEEPVQSNIDMNFTLCAYSPEFGGSNGSFLTGSGDSRECMNCPPEAKPDIYWSADIHKSSAYDSDTSPSMSLTMEPLLGHGSPLRAWESGHYVSYKDRDGGYYYEPSPPKIMDCYLIRDPTEPPQESWGSRSLRQALGELEEPLGVSPSLGSPPQGYADPYLENIQGSIIGKNVTGGYYDMMGSLRKTMPGSHSVCIDMASGGAMFVGRDDSESEEEEDIFVERRARSWSTSNPANTNTRTLRQRQGSCIQDSYADFHYTMPMTDVEDAWPEEQTLPYHMAKPVDYLEATVKSNTCLVHGRHVPSNPSPECSSYVHMCHEPREAEVYPVPCCQALSSSHFVDPLTGTLVRNCFMIDCIPGKPMTLPKKDQHLGQAPLSAGHIVSKIESSREGVKQFDVSQQYVDIAVGETNLKQEKSLHEDASLMDPKTEIIAITPPLEKSQAELPKNSEPESDLSKTADSGVDHGCSSISLVEIDDCSDDDITDVTSGIFGDFTVEVETVDYINPTFKSLQKQVGTPDSIDIPSTACSSETLSPASIHPSSSPKTVDSGYDTENNESPEFVLKEPHELQDSKVFIQPLGKVTSGSNFEQEIIRAEDEKLEDNVDSLMALTTSESSDGELKALSEKTPYRDSAYFSDYDAGKDKESEEDINELEDQKDGPEEITDKEELLPPKKEADEDEYLLPSTKESEKSSEHSHDATSNVPSKINEVMSGCDTLSSVSLSSPDNEVSTIKDHFGDDENLGVDSDLSAELVPSEFEGSNSDALLGPDVKQEESFKQVGSEDSPSLDQVTSEGDVADTNIPEVLIDENEEGVVKDVSCIILSEEKLASQKETAERNISPTHEGLESRSKDCEGGGRKRSSTRSGSPPPPLEGRVSPTDGDEADEEDGDSEDSDESDEELRTYSIQEQSEESEDEILTVPIIVSDCSDAHKLRSLLKIPTLLSDSLSDEMENKKKVVSFFDDVTVFLFDQESPTRELADESFPLGEESSKPSAKGKAPNQQEKINVSDDSSDGNISEESAGFEWEDDFPLLPLPTSSKGSPPDITPKPSLLSGSNKPVAQVSRFTVSPSSVSRFSITHVSDSDMDSAGGSSEDGERE, encoded by the exons ATGCACTTTCTGGAAGAGGCTCGGCCATACCG GTCTCTCCAGCATCCGGCTCTAGTGCAATGCCTCGCTCAGTGCACAGAGATCACACCCTACTTAGTGGTCATGGAGTTCTGCCCACTG GGTGATGTTAAAGGTTACCTACGCAGCTGCCGGGCAACAGATTCCATGACCCCTGACCCCTTACTACTTCAGAGGATGGCGTGTGAGATCACTTCAGGCCTGCTTCACCTTCACAAAAACAACTTCACCCATAG TGATCTGGCTTTAAGAAACTGCCTGCTAACATCAGACATAAAAGTTAAGATTGGAGACTATGGACTAGCACACAACAAGTACAAG GATGACTACTTTGTGACATCAGACCAGACCTGGATTCCCTTACGCTGGATTGCCCCTGAACTGGTTGATGAGGTTCATGGTAACTTACTGGTGGTGGACCAAACCAAGGAAAGCAACATCTG GTCACTCGGTGTAACAATCTGGGAGCTGTTTGAGCTGGGGAATCAGCCGTACCGCCATTATTCAGACCGACAGGTTCTCAGTTATGCTGTTAAGGACCAGCAATTGAAGCTGCCCAAGCCACTTCTTAAGTACCCTCTTTCTGACCGCTG GTATGAAGTAATGCAGTTCTGTTGGCTTCAGCCTGATCAGAGGCCCAATGCAGAAGAAGTTCATCTGCTGCTTAGTTACCTATGCGCCAAAGGAGCCAGTGAGGCAGAGGAAGACTTTGAGAGGCGCTGGAACTCCATGAGACCAAACACAAGCCATGCTAATGTCCTTGGAGCAGGTGCAGGTGCACTAGCAATCGACATGCCCATGTCATCCACCACTTCCTCATTCCCCCTACTGGAACAGTTCCCCTCTGGAGATGGCTACCATTCAGAATCTGGAGATGACATCTTAACGGTTACTGAAACCAGCCATGGCCTCAACTTTGAGTACAAGTGGGAGCAGGCACGGGCTGAACAACACTACCATTCTTCATCCACCTCAGGCACTTTGGGTCAAGGCAATCCCCATTGTCAGGAGGTCTACTACCCTCCAGGTGGAATAGTGGGGGGCTGTGCTGTTGAAGGACTCGCCCTAGGGGTTTCTCCTTCATATTATGAGTCCAAACAAATACACACCCCAGGTGTGGTACCAGTCCTGAGTGCTCACAGTCCATCAGTGAGTAATGAGTACTACATTCGCATTGAGGAGCCAGTACAAAGCAATATTGATATGAACTTCACCCTGTGTGCTTACAGCCCAGAGTTTGGGGGCAGCAATGGAAGCTTTCTAACAGGTAGTGGAGACTCTAGAGAGTGTATGAACTGTCCCCCTGAAGCTAAACCAGACATTTATTGGTCAGCGGATATCCACAAAAGCAGTGCCTATGATTCCGACACCAGTCCTTCTATGTCTCTAACTATGGAGCCGCTTTTGGGCCATGGTAGCCCTCTTAGAGCATGGGAGTCTGGTCACTATGTCTCATACAAAGACAGGGATGGAGGTTACTACTATGAACCATCACCTCCTAAGATCATGGACTGCTACCTGATACGAGACCCAACAGAGCCTCCACAAGAGAGCTGGGGGTCTCGAAGCTTAAGACAGGCACTTGGGGAACTAGAGGAGCCTTTAGGTGTCTCACCATCACTTGGAAGTCCTCCACAAGGCTATGCTGATCCTTACTTGGAGAACATCCAAGGCTCCATTATAGGAAAGAACGTTACGGGAGGATATTATGATATGATGGGCTCTTTGAGGAAGACTATGCCAGGTAGCCACTCAGTTTGTATTGACATGGCGTCAGGTGGTGCCATGTTTGTAGGACGAGATGACAGCGAATCTGAGGAAGAGGAAGACATCTTTGTGGAAAGGCGAGCAAGAAGCTGGTCCACCAGCAATCCAGCAAATACAAACACAAGGACCTTGCGTCAAAGGCAGGGGTCTTGTATCCAAGATTCGTATGCAGATTTCCACTACACTATGCCGATGACTGATGTTGAAGATGCATGGCCAGAAGAGCAGACCCTGCCGTACCATATGGCCAAACCTGTTGACTACTTAGAGGCAACAGTCAAAAGCAACACTTGCCTGGTGCATGGAAGACATGTACCTTCAAACCCTTCACCCGAGTGCAGCTCGTATGTCCATATGTGCCATGAACCCAGAGAGGCTGAAGTATATCCCGTGCCGTGTTGTCAAGCTTTGAGCAGTTCACATTTTGTAGATCCTCTAACAGGAACACTTGTGAGGAACTGCTTCATGATCGACTGTATTCCAGGGAAACCCATGACATTGCCCAAAAAAGACCAACATCTAGGCCAAGCACCTTTATCTGCTGGACATATAGTTTCCAAAATAGAGTCATCAAGGGAAGGTGTCAAACAATTTGATGTCTCACAGCAGTATGTGGATATTGCGGTAGGAGAAACAAACTTGAAGCAAGAAAAGTCTTTGCATGAAGATGCATCTCTAATGGATCCCAAAACTGAAATTATTGCCATCACTCCACCATTGGAGAAATCCCAAGCAGAGTTACCTAAGAACTCAGAGCCAGAGTCAGACTTAAGTAAGACAGCGGACAGTGGTGTGGACCATGGATGCTCTAGTATCAGTCTGGTGGAGATTGATGACTGCAgcgatgatgacatcactgacgTAACCTCAGGGATTTTTGGTGACTTCACCGTTGAAGTGGAAACTGTTGACTACATCAATCCAACATTCAAGTCATTACAAAAGCAGGTTGGTACCCCAGACTCCATTGACATACCATCTACAGCATGTTCCAGCGAGACACTCAGTCCTGCCTCCATCCATCCGTCAAGCTCTCCCAAGACAGTGGACAGTGGCTATGACACCGAAAACAATGAATCTCCAGAGTTTGTCCTAAAGGAACCCCATGAGCTACAAGATTCTAAGGTTTTCATTCAACCCTTGGGAAAAGTCACATCTGGGTCTAACTTTGAACAAGAGATTATAAGGGCAGAGGATGAGAAGTTAGAGGACAATGTTGATTCTCTAATGGCATTGACCACATCTGAGAGCAGTGATGGAGAGCTGAAAGCGCTGAGTGAGAAAACTCCATACAGAGATTCGGCCTACTTCTCTGACTATGATGCCGGGAAAGATAAAGAAAGCGAAGAGGACATCAATGAACTCGAAGATCAGAAAGATGGACCAGAGGAAATTACAGATAAAGAGGAGCTACTTCCTCCAAAAAAGGAAGCAGATGAAGATGAATATCTTTTACCATCTACAAAGGAAAGTGAAAAATCTTCTGAACACTCTCATGATGCAACTTCAAATGTTCCATCAAAGATCAATGAAGTTATGTCTGGTTGTGACACACTCAGTAGCGTGTCTCTCTCATCTCCTGATAATGAAGTGTCTACCATAAAAGATCATTTTGGTGATGATGAAAATCTTGGTGTAGATTCAGATCTTTCTGCAGAACTTGTACCATCGGAATTTGAAGGATCTAATTCAGATGCTTTGCTTGGTCCCGATGTAAAGCAAGAGGAATCTTTCAAACAAGTAGGCAGTGAAGATAGTCCGTCTCTCGACCAAGTCACTTCTGAGGGTGATGTTGCAGACACCAATATTCCAGAGGTCCTTATTGATGAGAATGAAGAGGGCGTAGTCAAAGATGTGAGCTGTATCATTTTGTCCGAAGAGAAACTAGCATCTCAGAAGGAAACAGCAGAAAGGAACATTTCCCCTACACATGAGGGACTGGAATCCAGGAGTAAGGACTGTGAAGGAGGAGGACGCAAAAGAAGCTCCACACGTTCTGGTTCTCCTCCCCCTCCACTAGAAGGACGGGTATCTCCCACAGATGGAGATGAGGCAGATGAGGAAGATGGCGACTCTGAGGATAGCGATGAGTCCGATGAGGAGCTGCGCACATACAGTATCCAGGAGCAGAGCGAAGAAAGCGAGGACGAGATCTTGACCGTACCTATCATTGTGAGCGACTGCAGTGATGCGCACAAACTCAGAAGTCTGCTTAAGATACCAACGCTGCTCAGTGATTCACTGTCTGACGAAATGGAGAACAAAAAGAAAGTGGTGTCTTTCTTCGATGATGTCACCGTCTTTCTGTTTGACCAG GAAAGCCCAACCAGAGAGCTGGCAGATGAAAGTTTTCCCTTGGGTGAAGAGTCAAGCAAACCGAGTGCAAAGGGTAAAGCACCAAACCAGCAGGAAAAGATCAATGTCTCCGATGACTCTTCTGATGGAAACATCTCAGAAGAGA GTGCAGGGTTTGAATGGGAGGATGATTTCCCATTGTTGCCCCTTCCCACATCTTCTAAGGGGTCTCCACCGGACATCACTCCAAAGCCGAGCCTACTGAGTGGCAGTAATAAACCTGTGGCACAGGTCTCCCGTTTTACCGTTTCTCCATCCAGTGTGTCACGTTTCTCAATCACACATGTCTCGGATTCAGATATGGATTCTGCAGGAG GGAGCAGTGAAGATGGGGAAAGAGAGTGA
- the aatkb gene encoding serine/threonine-protein kinase LMTK1 isoform X1: MSGTVTLLVMSASFFNPSFALSSHFDSDGAPLSELSWSSSLAVVAVSFSGLFTFIFLMLACLCCKRGDIGFKEFENAEGEEYPADMSMPASPASHTGPDVYILPLTEVSLPVAKQPGRSVQLLRSTDLGRHSLLYIKEIGHGWFGKVLLGEVHSGLSSTQVVVKELKASASVQDQMHFLEEARPYRSLQHPALVQCLAQCTEITPYLVVMEFCPLGDVKGYLRSCRATDSMTPDPLLLQRMACEITSGLLHLHKNNFTHSDLALRNCLLTSDIKVKIGDYGLAHNKYKDDYFVTSDQTWIPLRWIAPELVDEVHGNLLVVDQTKESNIWSLGVTIWELFELGNQPYRHYSDRQVLSYAVKDQQLKLPKPLLKYPLSDRWYEVMQFCWLQPDQRPNAEEVHLLLSYLCAKGASEAEEDFERRWNSMRPNTSHANVLGAGAGALAIDMPMSSTTSSFPLLEQFPSGDGYHSESGDDILTVTETSHGLNFEYKWEQARAEQHYHSSSTSGTLGQGNPHCQEVYYPPGGIVGGCAVEGLALGVSPSYYESKQIHTPGVVPVLSAHSPSVSNEYYIRIEEPVQSNIDMNFTLCAYSPEFGGSNGSFLTGSGDSRECMNCPPEAKPDIYWSADIHKSSAYDSDTSPSMSLTMEPLLGHGSPLRAWESGHYVSYKDRDGGYYYEPSPPKIMDCYLIRDPTEPPQESWGSRSLRQALGELEEPLGVSPSLGSPPQGYADPYLENIQGSIIGKNVTGGYYDMMGSLRKTMPGSHSVCIDMASGGAMFVGRDDSESEEEEDIFVERRARSWSTSNPANTNTRTLRQRQGSCIQDSYADFHYTMPMTDVEDAWPEEQTLPYHMAKPVDYLEATVKSNTCLVHGRHVPSNPSPECSSYVHMCHEPREAEVYPVPCCQALSSSHFVDPLTGTLVRNCFMIDCIPGKPMTLPKKDQHLGQAPLSAGHIVSKIESSREGVKQFDVSQQYVDIAVGETNLKQEKSLHEDASLMDPKTEIIAITPPLEKSQAELPKNSEPESDLSKTADSGVDHGCSSISLVEIDDCSDDDITDVTSGIFGDFTVEVETVDYINPTFKSLQKQVGTPDSIDIPSTACSSETLSPASIHPSSSPKTVDSGYDTENNESPEFVLKEPHELQDSKVFIQPLGKVTSGSNFEQEIIRAEDEKLEDNVDSLMALTTSESSDGELKALSEKTPYRDSAYFSDYDAGKDKESEEDINELEDQKDGPEEITDKEELLPPKKEADEDEYLLPSTKESEKSSEHSHDATSNVPSKINEVMSGCDTLSSVSLSSPDNEVSTIKDHFGDDENLGVDSDLSAELVPSEFEGSNSDALLGPDVKQEESFKQVGSEDSPSLDQVTSEGDVADTNIPEVLIDENEEGVVKDVSCIILSEEKLASQKETAERNISPTHEGLESRSKDCEGGGRKRSSTRSGSPPPPLEGRVSPTDGDEADEEDGDSEDSDESDEELRTYSIQEQSEESEDEILTVPIIVSDCSDAHKLRSLLKIPTLLSDSLSDEMENKKKVVSFFDDVTVFLFDQESPTRELADESFPLGEESSKPSAKGKAPNQQEKINVSDDSSDGNISEESAGFEWEDDFPLLPLPTSSKGSPPDITPKPSLLSGSNKPVAQVSRFTVSPSSVSRFSITHVSDSDMDSAGGSSEDGERE, encoded by the exons TCCAGCTCCTGAGATCCACGGATCTTGGCCGCCACAGTTTGCTTTATATAAAGGAGATTGGACATGGCTGGTTTGGCAAG GTATTGTTGGGGGAGGTTCACTCCGGTCTCAGCAGTACCCAGGTGGTGGTGAAGGAACTAAAGGCCAGTGCCAGCGTGCAGGACCAGATGCACTTTCTGGAAGAGGCTCGGCCATACCG GTCTCTCCAGCATCCGGCTCTAGTGCAATGCCTCGCTCAGTGCACAGAGATCACACCCTACTTAGTGGTCATGGAGTTCTGCCCACTG GGTGATGTTAAAGGTTACCTACGCAGCTGCCGGGCAACAGATTCCATGACCCCTGACCCCTTACTACTTCAGAGGATGGCGTGTGAGATCACTTCAGGCCTGCTTCACCTTCACAAAAACAACTTCACCCATAG TGATCTGGCTTTAAGAAACTGCCTGCTAACATCAGACATAAAAGTTAAGATTGGAGACTATGGACTAGCACACAACAAGTACAAG GATGACTACTTTGTGACATCAGACCAGACCTGGATTCCCTTACGCTGGATTGCCCCTGAACTGGTTGATGAGGTTCATGGTAACTTACTGGTGGTGGACCAAACCAAGGAAAGCAACATCTG GTCACTCGGTGTAACAATCTGGGAGCTGTTTGAGCTGGGGAATCAGCCGTACCGCCATTATTCAGACCGACAGGTTCTCAGTTATGCTGTTAAGGACCAGCAATTGAAGCTGCCCAAGCCACTTCTTAAGTACCCTCTTTCTGACCGCTG GTATGAAGTAATGCAGTTCTGTTGGCTTCAGCCTGATCAGAGGCCCAATGCAGAAGAAGTTCATCTGCTGCTTAGTTACCTATGCGCCAAAGGAGCCAGTGAGGCAGAGGAAGACTTTGAGAGGCGCTGGAACTCCATGAGACCAAACACAAGCCATGCTAATGTCCTTGGAGCAGGTGCAGGTGCACTAGCAATCGACATGCCCATGTCATCCACCACTTCCTCATTCCCCCTACTGGAACAGTTCCCCTCTGGAGATGGCTACCATTCAGAATCTGGAGATGACATCTTAACGGTTACTGAAACCAGCCATGGCCTCAACTTTGAGTACAAGTGGGAGCAGGCACGGGCTGAACAACACTACCATTCTTCATCCACCTCAGGCACTTTGGGTCAAGGCAATCCCCATTGTCAGGAGGTCTACTACCCTCCAGGTGGAATAGTGGGGGGCTGTGCTGTTGAAGGACTCGCCCTAGGGGTTTCTCCTTCATATTATGAGTCCAAACAAATACACACCCCAGGTGTGGTACCAGTCCTGAGTGCTCACAGTCCATCAGTGAGTAATGAGTACTACATTCGCATTGAGGAGCCAGTACAAAGCAATATTGATATGAACTTCACCCTGTGTGCTTACAGCCCAGAGTTTGGGGGCAGCAATGGAAGCTTTCTAACAGGTAGTGGAGACTCTAGAGAGTGTATGAACTGTCCCCCTGAAGCTAAACCAGACATTTATTGGTCAGCGGATATCCACAAAAGCAGTGCCTATGATTCCGACACCAGTCCTTCTATGTCTCTAACTATGGAGCCGCTTTTGGGCCATGGTAGCCCTCTTAGAGCATGGGAGTCTGGTCACTATGTCTCATACAAAGACAGGGATGGAGGTTACTACTATGAACCATCACCTCCTAAGATCATGGACTGCTACCTGATACGAGACCCAACAGAGCCTCCACAAGAGAGCTGGGGGTCTCGAAGCTTAAGACAGGCACTTGGGGAACTAGAGGAGCCTTTAGGTGTCTCACCATCACTTGGAAGTCCTCCACAAGGCTATGCTGATCCTTACTTGGAGAACATCCAAGGCTCCATTATAGGAAAGAACGTTACGGGAGGATATTATGATATGATGGGCTCTTTGAGGAAGACTATGCCAGGTAGCCACTCAGTTTGTATTGACATGGCGTCAGGTGGTGCCATGTTTGTAGGACGAGATGACAGCGAATCTGAGGAAGAGGAAGACATCTTTGTGGAAAGGCGAGCAAGAAGCTGGTCCACCAGCAATCCAGCAAATACAAACACAAGGACCTTGCGTCAAAGGCAGGGGTCTTGTATCCAAGATTCGTATGCAGATTTCCACTACACTATGCCGATGACTGATGTTGAAGATGCATGGCCAGAAGAGCAGACCCTGCCGTACCATATGGCCAAACCTGTTGACTACTTAGAGGCAACAGTCAAAAGCAACACTTGCCTGGTGCATGGAAGACATGTACCTTCAAACCCTTCACCCGAGTGCAGCTCGTATGTCCATATGTGCCATGAACCCAGAGAGGCTGAAGTATATCCCGTGCCGTGTTGTCAAGCTTTGAGCAGTTCACATTTTGTAGATCCTCTAACAGGAACACTTGTGAGGAACTGCTTCATGATCGACTGTATTCCAGGGAAACCCATGACATTGCCCAAAAAAGACCAACATCTAGGCCAAGCACCTTTATCTGCTGGACATATAGTTTCCAAAATAGAGTCATCAAGGGAAGGTGTCAAACAATTTGATGTCTCACAGCAGTATGTGGATATTGCGGTAGGAGAAACAAACTTGAAGCAAGAAAAGTCTTTGCATGAAGATGCATCTCTAATGGATCCCAAAACTGAAATTATTGCCATCACTCCACCATTGGAGAAATCCCAAGCAGAGTTACCTAAGAACTCAGAGCCAGAGTCAGACTTAAGTAAGACAGCGGACAGTGGTGTGGACCATGGATGCTCTAGTATCAGTCTGGTGGAGATTGATGACTGCAgcgatgatgacatcactgacgTAACCTCAGGGATTTTTGGTGACTTCACCGTTGAAGTGGAAACTGTTGACTACATCAATCCAACATTCAAGTCATTACAAAAGCAGGTTGGTACCCCAGACTCCATTGACATACCATCTACAGCATGTTCCAGCGAGACACTCAGTCCTGCCTCCATCCATCCGTCAAGCTCTCCCAAGACAGTGGACAGTGGCTATGACACCGAAAACAATGAATCTCCAGAGTTTGTCCTAAAGGAACCCCATGAGCTACAAGATTCTAAGGTTTTCATTCAACCCTTGGGAAAAGTCACATCTGGGTCTAACTTTGAACAAGAGATTATAAGGGCAGAGGATGAGAAGTTAGAGGACAATGTTGATTCTCTAATGGCATTGACCACATCTGAGAGCAGTGATGGAGAGCTGAAAGCGCTGAGTGAGAAAACTCCATACAGAGATTCGGCCTACTTCTCTGACTATGATGCCGGGAAAGATAAAGAAAGCGAAGAGGACATCAATGAACTCGAAGATCAGAAAGATGGACCAGAGGAAATTACAGATAAAGAGGAGCTACTTCCTCCAAAAAAGGAAGCAGATGAAGATGAATATCTTTTACCATCTACAAAGGAAAGTGAAAAATCTTCTGAACACTCTCATGATGCAACTTCAAATGTTCCATCAAAGATCAATGAAGTTATGTCTGGTTGTGACACACTCAGTAGCGTGTCTCTCTCATCTCCTGATAATGAAGTGTCTACCATAAAAGATCATTTTGGTGATGATGAAAATCTTGGTGTAGATTCAGATCTTTCTGCAGAACTTGTACCATCGGAATTTGAAGGATCTAATTCAGATGCTTTGCTTGGTCCCGATGTAAAGCAAGAGGAATCTTTCAAACAAGTAGGCAGTGAAGATAGTCCGTCTCTCGACCAAGTCACTTCTGAGGGTGATGTTGCAGACACCAATATTCCAGAGGTCCTTATTGATGAGAATGAAGAGGGCGTAGTCAAAGATGTGAGCTGTATCATTTTGTCCGAAGAGAAACTAGCATCTCAGAAGGAAACAGCAGAAAGGAACATTTCCCCTACACATGAGGGACTGGAATCCAGGAGTAAGGACTGTGAAGGAGGAGGACGCAAAAGAAGCTCCACACGTTCTGGTTCTCCTCCCCCTCCACTAGAAGGACGGGTATCTCCCACAGATGGAGATGAGGCAGATGAGGAAGATGGCGACTCTGAGGATAGCGATGAGTCCGATGAGGAGCTGCGCACATACAGTATCCAGGAGCAGAGCGAAGAAAGCGAGGACGAGATCTTGACCGTACCTATCATTGTGAGCGACTGCAGTGATGCGCACAAACTCAGAAGTCTGCTTAAGATACCAACGCTGCTCAGTGATTCACTGTCTGACGAAATGGAGAACAAAAAGAAAGTGGTGTCTTTCTTCGATGATGTCACCGTCTTTCTGTTTGACCAG GAAAGCCCAACCAGAGAGCTGGCAGATGAAAGTTTTCCCTTGGGTGAAGAGTCAAGCAAACCGAGTGCAAAGGGTAAAGCACCAAACCAGCAGGAAAAGATCAATGTCTCCGATGACTCTTCTGATGGAAACATCTCAGAAGAGA GTGCAGGGTTTGAATGGGAGGATGATTTCCCATTGTTGCCCCTTCCCACATCTTCTAAGGGGTCTCCACCGGACATCACTCCAAAGCCGAGCCTACTGAGTGGCAGTAATAAACCTGTGGCACAGGTCTCCCGTTTTACCGTTTCTCCATCCAGTGTGTCACGTTTCTCAATCACACATGTCTCGGATTCAGATATGGATTCTGCAGGAG GGAGCAGTGAAGATGGGGAAAGAGAGTGA